In Bacillus sp. SB49, a single window of DNA contains:
- the yidC gene encoding membrane protein insertase YidC yields MKRLLSIFGLLTLLLAGCSPSDQQGGGFFHTYFVEPFIQAIQFLAGLFHDNYGLAIIIITLGVRFILMPIMLRTYKNSQQMRVKMNTVKPEMTLVQDKMKKAKTPEEKQKAQAEMMELYRKHDINPMNMGCLPILIQMPIFMGVYYAIRSSEEIATHSFLWFDLGQSDIAMALIAGLLYFIQYRVTLIGIPEQQQKQMKVIGLLSPIMILIISFNAPSALPLYWAVGGLFLIIQTLISKKLYPVQQS; encoded by the coding sequence TTGAAACGTTTATTATCCATTTTCGGTTTATTGACATTGCTGCTTGCCGGGTGTTCGCCATCTGATCAACAAGGGGGAGGCTTCTTCCACACCTATTTCGTAGAGCCGTTCATTCAGGCGATTCAATTCCTTGCAGGATTGTTCCATGATAACTATGGACTGGCTATCATTATCATTACGCTCGGTGTCCGCTTCATTCTGATGCCGATCATGCTGAGAACTTACAAGAACAGTCAGCAGATGCGTGTGAAGATGAATACCGTCAAACCGGAGATGACCCTTGTTCAGGATAAGATGAAGAAGGCGAAGACACCAGAAGAAAAGCAAAAGGCTCAGGCGGAAATGATGGAACTGTATCGTAAACACGACATCAATCCGATGAACATGGGCTGTCTGCCGATTCTCATTCAAATGCCTATATTTATGGGTGTGTACTATGCTATTCGAAGCTCTGAAGAGATTGCAACCCATTCATTCCTCTGGTTCGATCTCGGTCAATCAGATATTGCGATGGCGTTAATAGCTGGATTGTTGTATTTCATTCAATACCGCGTTACCTTGATTGGAATACCGGAACAGCAGCAAAAGCAGATGAAAGTGATTGGTCTTCTGTCTCCGATCATGATTCTGATCATTTCCTTTAATGCCCCATCCGCGCTGCCTCTTTATTGGGCAGTCGGAGGACTGTTCCTGATCATTCAGACATTAATTTCTAAAAAACTATATCCTGTTCAACAAAGCTGA
- a CDS encoding 2-oxoglutarate dehydrogenase E1 component yields MGYIEEQFEQYENDPSAVDPSLREIFEEHGAPDWMESAPASAVETNGKAAPSGLDVAKISSALKLVEAIRRHGHLHANIYAVGSDERPSTNLLELETYGLKEQDLKEMPAEWVWPDSPIKLDNALQVVRTLKERYAGTISFEFGHVNNEDERKWLLDKVDTGSYQASLSKEEKKQLLHRLAEVEGFENFLAKTFVAQKRFSIEGLDVMVPMLDHIIQSASLDRIKNIMMGMAHRGRLNVLAHILGKPYDKIFSEFHHSPDKELMPSEGSMGINYGWTGDVKYHFGARREIENGEQSATRVTLSHNPSHLEYVNPVVEGFTRAAQDDRSEPGYPEMDQDEAVGLLIHGDAAFIGEGVVAETLNMSDLPGYRTGGTVHIIANNLIGFTTNRKDGRSTRYASDLAKGFEIPVVHVNADDPIACLSAMTFAYEYRKKFHKDFLIDLVGYRRFGHNEMDEPRSTQPKLYKEIDDHATVAEIFEKQLQGEAIVEEGTLAGMKEEFEQKLRDIYNNMGEHETTSPDVKDRPSGVERDLDEIQTAIGRDRLTSLNEGLLKRPEGFNGFKKLEKILQRRAKMLDDGQKVDWATAEALAFASILEDGTPIRITGQDTERGTFAHRHLVLHDVETGETYCPLHGLEQAKASFDIHNSPLSEAGVIGFEYGYSVQAPEALVLWEAQFGDFANAGQVIFDQFISAGRAKWGEKSSMVFLLPHGYEGQGPEHSSARLERFLQLAAENNWTVANVTSSAQYFHLLRRQAAISNEEEARPLVLMTPKSLLRNQRVAVGSQQFVDGHFQSIMKQPLLSENKDKKKVKTLLLGSGKIMVDIEDKVENSDESFETIDAVRIEQIYPFPEKHLAEMLETYPNLEELVWVQEEPQNMGSWYFVEGILYKLLKEGQIHRYVGRPHRASPSVGEPNIHKTEQNRIIHEALQISKGGNTK; encoded by the coding sequence ATGGGGTATATTGAAGAACAATTCGAACAATATGAGAACGATCCTAGTGCTGTCGATCCTTCCTTGCGGGAGATCTTCGAAGAGCACGGGGCACCGGACTGGATGGAAAGCGCACCGGCGTCTGCAGTAGAGACGAACGGAAAGGCGGCGCCTTCAGGGCTGGACGTTGCAAAGATCTCCTCAGCGTTGAAACTTGTTGAGGCTATTCGTCGTCATGGTCATCTTCACGCTAACATATATGCCGTGGGAAGCGATGAACGACCATCAACAAATTTACTTGAACTAGAAACATATGGCCTGAAAGAGCAGGATCTCAAGGAGATGCCTGCAGAATGGGTATGGCCTGATTCGCCTATCAAGCTTGATAACGCCCTTCAGGTCGTCCGTACCTTGAAAGAAAGGTATGCAGGTACTATTTCGTTTGAATTCGGCCATGTGAACAATGAAGATGAAAGAAAATGGCTACTTGATAAAGTGGATACCGGTTCCTATCAGGCATCTTTGAGTAAGGAAGAGAAGAAACAGCTGCTTCACCGGCTTGCAGAGGTGGAGGGTTTTGAAAACTTCCTTGCGAAAACCTTTGTGGCGCAGAAGCGATTCTCCATTGAAGGTTTGGACGTTATGGTTCCGATGCTTGACCATATTATCCAGTCTGCCTCCCTTGATCGTATTAAAAATATCATGATGGGTATGGCCCACCGTGGACGTTTGAACGTCCTTGCGCACATTCTCGGTAAGCCGTATGACAAGATCTTTTCCGAGTTTCATCACTCTCCGGATAAAGAATTGATGCCTTCGGAAGGTTCCATGGGAATCAACTACGGCTGGACAGGAGATGTGAAGTACCACTTTGGTGCGAGAAGAGAAATCGAGAACGGGGAACAATCGGCGACACGTGTAACGTTGAGCCACAACCCTTCCCACTTGGAATATGTTAATCCGGTGGTAGAAGGATTCACAAGAGCAGCTCAGGATGATCGCTCGGAACCTGGCTATCCGGAGATGGACCAGGATGAAGCTGTCGGCCTGCTTATTCATGGAGACGCTGCCTTCATTGGAGAAGGTGTTGTCGCTGAAACATTGAACATGAGTGACCTTCCGGGTTATCGTACCGGAGGAACCGTTCACATTATTGCAAACAACTTGATCGGGTTTACGACGAACAGAAAAGACGGTCGCTCTACAAGGTATGCCAGTGACTTGGCGAAAGGTTTTGAGATACCTGTCGTCCATGTCAATGCGGATGATCCGATCGCCTGCTTGTCTGCGATGACGTTCGCCTATGAATACCGCAAGAAGTTTCATAAAGACTTCCTGATTGACCTGGTCGGCTATCGTCGCTTTGGACATAACGAAATGGACGAGCCGAGATCAACACAGCCGAAGCTCTATAAAGAGATTGACGATCATGCAACGGTCGCGGAAATCTTTGAGAAGCAGCTTCAGGGTGAGGCAATCGTGGAAGAAGGAACGCTTGCCGGGATGAAGGAAGAATTTGAGCAGAAACTCCGCGATATTTACAACAATATGGGAGAACACGAAACAACTTCGCCGGATGTGAAAGATCGTCCAAGCGGGGTGGAGCGTGATCTTGATGAGATTCAAACGGCTATCGGCCGCGATCGCCTTACAAGCCTTAATGAGGGATTGTTGAAACGCCCGGAAGGCTTCAACGGGTTCAAAAAACTTGAAAAGATTTTGCAGCGCCGTGCCAAAATGCTGGATGATGGTCAGAAAGTGGACTGGGCTACGGCGGAAGCGCTTGCTTTTGCTTCGATTCTCGAAGACGGCACGCCGATCCGTATTACCGGACAGGATACCGAGAGGGGGACATTTGCCCACCGTCACCTCGTCCTGCACGACGTGGAAACAGGAGAGACCTATTGCCCGCTGCACGGACTGGAACAGGCAAAAGCCTCCTTTGATATTCATAACAGTCCGCTGTCGGAAGCCGGAGTGATCGGTTTTGAGTACGGCTACAGTGTACAGGCTCCGGAAGCGCTCGTCCTTTGGGAGGCGCAGTTCGGTGATTTCGCCAACGCCGGACAGGTCATCTTTGACCAGTTCATTTCCGCCGGCCGTGCCAAATGGGGCGAGAAGTCCAGTATGGTCTTTCTTCTGCCGCACGGATATGAAGGACAGGGGCCGGAACACTCAAGCGCACGTTTAGAGCGTTTCTTGCAGTTGGCTGCTGAGAACAACTGGACGGTCGCTAATGTTACCTCATCCGCTCAGTATTTCCACTTGCTGCGCAGGCAGGCGGCGATCAGCAATGAAGAAGAAGCGCGTCCGCTTGTCTTGATGACACCGAAGAGTCTGCTCCGTAACCAGCGTGTAGCCGTAGGGAGTCAGCAGTTCGTTGACGGTCATTTCCAATCAATTATGAAACAGCCGCTGCTTTCAGAGAACAAGGATAAGAAGAAAGTGAAAACGCTTCTCCTTGGAAGCGGAAAGATCATGGTTGATATTGAGGATAAAGTGGAGAACAGTGACGAGAGTTTTGAAACGATCGATGCTGTAAGAATTGAACAGATTTATCCATTCCCTGAAAAACACCTGGCAGAGATGCTCGAAACGTATCCGAATTTAGAAGAACTCGTATGGGTCCAAGAAGAACCGCAGAACATGGGTAGCTGGTATTTCGTAGAAGGAATCCTTTATAAGCTGTTGAAAGAGGGACAGATCCACCGTTATGTTGGACGACCTCATCGCGCATCTCCTTCTGTCGGAGAACCGAACATCCATAAAACAGAGCAAAATCGCATTATTCACGAAGCGCTACAGATTTCTAAAGGAGGAAATACGAAATGA
- a CDS encoding PH domain-containing protein — protein sequence MMFKKRRLHPLSALLHVGGLLKNAFFPLIVILFLNGGNIVKGNMGWMPLLIGGGIFGLVFVSGLIRWWRFTYRVEEGELRIEYGLIFRKKRYIPLERIQSLDHSEGIVHRPFGLVKLSIETAASSVGNAEAELTAIRLSEALELEALLVQAHKEESESLLIQGHEEKRNYLFRMDTKDIMLMAVTSGGAGVVLSGVAVFLSQATDILPMGWMYDQLIQWIRFGFFLAALLVFGVFVFAYGFSILLAFIRYAGFSVSLEGEDVIITRGLLEKKQITVPINRIQGIRVDENMLRQPIGYVSVTLISAGGTVDKGSEHKWNLFPLIKKKDMPAVLKSVLPEYQWNDVYNKAPKRGRRRYLITYTLFPLIGSAAVSIFFFPYGLLSMISFPLFLVLGDLAFRDAGWRIDNQQLTLRSRSWSRHTFLMKKHRIQSARITQTIFQKNADLGSVRCTLPSGQGPAVARCFHLDKDTAEEILTWYKPGYHNENR from the coding sequence ATGATGTTTAAAAAGAGACGCCTTCATCCTTTATCCGCTCTCCTTCATGTCGGGGGCCTGTTGAAAAATGCGTTTTTTCCTTTAATCGTTATTCTTTTCTTGAATGGCGGAAATATTGTTAAGGGTAATATGGGATGGATGCCTCTGCTTATCGGGGGCGGCATTTTTGGGCTCGTGTTTGTTTCCGGGCTTATAAGGTGGTGGCGCTTCACGTATCGAGTGGAAGAAGGGGAGCTTAGAATCGAATACGGGTTAATTTTCCGGAAGAAACGGTACATACCTTTGGAGCGGATTCAAAGTCTCGATCATTCCGAGGGAATCGTTCATCGACCTTTCGGCTTAGTAAAGCTGTCCATAGAGACAGCGGCTTCCAGCGTTGGGAATGCGGAAGCGGAATTAACTGCCATTCGATTGTCCGAAGCGCTTGAACTGGAAGCGTTATTGGTACAAGCGCATAAGGAAGAATCGGAGTCGCTTCTAATCCAAGGTCACGAGGAGAAGAGGAACTATCTGTTCCGAATGGACACGAAGGACATTATGCTGATGGCTGTAACCTCCGGGGGAGCGGGTGTGGTACTTTCCGGCGTTGCCGTATTTTTGTCCCAAGCGACAGACATACTTCCTATGGGCTGGATGTATGATCAGCTCATCCAGTGGATCCGCTTCGGATTCTTTCTTGCAGCCCTTCTTGTTTTCGGTGTCTTCGTGTTTGCATATGGCTTTTCCATTCTCCTTGCATTCATCCGTTATGCCGGCTTTTCCGTTTCTTTGGAGGGGGAGGATGTCATCATAACGAGAGGGCTTCTCGAGAAGAAACAGATTACTGTTCCAATCAATCGAATACAGGGGATCCGGGTGGACGAGAATATGCTCAGACAGCCCATCGGCTATGTCAGTGTGACACTGATTAGTGCAGGCGGGACCGTTGATAAAGGATCAGAACATAAGTGGAATCTGTTTCCTTTGATTAAGAAGAAAGATATGCCCGCGGTATTGAAAAGTGTGCTGCCGGAGTATCAATGGAACGATGTGTACAATAAGGCGCCGAAACGGGGGAGAAGAAGGTACCTGATTACTTATACCTTGTTCCCGCTGATCGGCTCCGCTGCTGTGAGTATTTTCTTCTTTCCATACGGTCTGTTATCTATGATTTCCTTTCCTCTGTTTCTCGTACTGGGCGACCTGGCTTTCCGTGATGCCGGGTGGCGGATCGATAATCAGCAGCTGACTCTGCGCAGCCGGTCATGGAGCAGGCATACGTTTCTGATGAAGAAACACCGGATACAGTCTGCCCGTATAACACAAACCATTTTTCAAAAGAATGCAGATCTCGGCAGTGTAAGGTGTACACTCCCTTCTGGACAAGGGCCGGCAGTAGCGCGTTGCTTCCATTTGGATAAGGACACGGCAGAAGAGATCCTGACATGGTACAAACCTGGATATCATAACGAAAACCGGTAG
- the yhbH gene encoding sporulation protein YhbH, with amino-acid sequence MDEEKSFVIAEDDWSLHRKGYDDQRRHQEKVKDAMNKQLPDLITEENIVMSNGKRVVKIPIRSLDEYKIRYNYEKNKHAGQGDGDSQVGDVVAQAPQSKGKPGDGDGAGDQAGEDYYEAEISLAELEEALFKELTLPNLDEKEKDNIIQTDIEFSDIRKTGLTGNIDKKRTMLEAYKRNALSGDAAFAPIYPEDIRFKTWNEKTKPESKAVVLAMMDTSGSMGQWEKYMARSFFFWMNRFLGKNYETVEVEFVAHHTQAKVVSEEDFFSKGESGGTICSSAYRKALELIETKYSPDRYNIYPFHFSDGDNLTSDNKRCLGLIDQLIEVSQMFGYGEVNQYNRSSSLMQAYKTIDHPKFRHYILRRKADVFHAMKHFFNEQGEVVK; translated from the coding sequence ATGGATGAAGAGAAAAGTTTCGTAATCGCCGAAGACGACTGGTCCCTCCATCGGAAAGGCTACGACGATCAACGGCGACATCAGGAAAAAGTAAAAGACGCCATGAACAAGCAGCTTCCTGATCTTATTACAGAAGAGAATATTGTGATGTCGAATGGAAAACGAGTCGTAAAGATTCCTATACGTTCCCTTGATGAATATAAGATTCGATACAACTACGAGAAGAATAAGCATGCAGGACAAGGAGACGGGGACAGCCAGGTCGGAGATGTAGTGGCCCAGGCTCCTCAGTCAAAAGGAAAGCCTGGAGACGGAGATGGAGCAGGTGATCAGGCAGGAGAAGACTACTATGAAGCGGAAATTTCCCTTGCAGAGTTGGAGGAGGCCTTGTTCAAGGAGCTGACGCTTCCCAACCTTGATGAAAAAGAAAAAGACAATATTATTCAGACCGATATTGAGTTCAGCGATATTCGGAAGACCGGATTGACTGGAAACATTGACAAGAAGCGTACAATGTTGGAGGCGTATAAGCGGAATGCATTGAGTGGGGATGCGGCTTTTGCGCCGATTTATCCGGAAGATATCCGTTTTAAAACGTGGAATGAAAAAACAAAGCCGGAATCAAAAGCTGTCGTTCTTGCCATGATGGATACGAGCGGCTCGATGGGACAGTGGGAAAAATATATGGCGCGCAGCTTCTTCTTCTGGATGAATCGTTTTCTAGGGAAGAATTATGAGACAGTCGAAGTAGAGTTTGTTGCGCACCATACACAGGCGAAAGTAGTCAGTGAGGAAGATTTCTTCTCGAAAGGCGAAAGTGGTGGAACGATTTGTTCTTCGGCCTACCGCAAAGCGTTGGAATTGATAGAGACGAAATATTCACCGGACCGCTATAATATCTATCCGTTCCACTTCTCGGACGGCGATAATTTAACATCAGACAACAAACGCTGCCTCGGGTTAATCGATCAGTTGATTGAAGTTTCCCAGATGTTCGGTTATGGAGAAGTAAATCAGTATAACCGCTCTTCGAGTCTCATGCAGGCGTACAAAACGATTGATCATCCGAAGTTCAGGCACTATATTCTTCGGAGGAAAGCGGATGTGTTCCATGCCATGAAGCACTTTTTTAATGAGCAGGGAGAAGTCGTTAAATGA
- the odhB gene encoding 2-oxoglutarate dehydrogenase complex dihydrolipoyllysine-residue succinyltransferase, with amino-acid sequence MKEIKVPELAESITEGTIAEWLVKKGDQVEKGDPILELETDKVNVEVNADASGIIAELLAGEGDDVEVGDVIAKVDENGEAGGGSSEVEGSAKEEPAPSNEKQEKEEPAQKTEEKQPEESNGSKDVIATPAARKRARELGIDLSEVSARDPLGRIRPEDVDAAAKGSGNKQEQPKASSSSKEKEKQNSSDSSDFDKPVERIKMSRRRQTIAKRLVEAQQTSAMLTTFNEVDMTNVMKLRSERKESFQKKHDIKLGFMSFFTKAAVGALKEFPLINAEIQGNEIIKKKFYDIGMAVSTEEGLVVPVVRDADRLDFAGIEKGIADLATKARNKELGLEDLQGGSFTITNGGIFGSMLSTPILNAPQVGILGLHNIEKRAKVMPDDSIQVRPMMYIALSYDHRIVDGKDAVQFLKRIKEMIEDPFDLLLEG; translated from the coding sequence ATGAAGGAAATAAAAGTTCCTGAATTAGCTGAATCCATAACAGAAGGTACGATCGCAGAGTGGTTAGTGAAAAAAGGGGATCAGGTGGAAAAAGGCGACCCGATTCTTGAATTGGAAACGGATAAAGTAAACGTAGAAGTAAATGCGGACGCAAGCGGCATCATTGCCGAGTTGCTTGCCGGGGAAGGGGATGACGTCGAAGTCGGAGACGTCATCGCCAAAGTGGATGAGAACGGTGAAGCAGGTGGCGGCAGTTCGGAAGTAGAAGGTTCCGCCAAGGAAGAACCGGCACCATCTAACGAAAAACAGGAAAAAGAAGAGCCTGCACAGAAAACGGAAGAGAAGCAGCCGGAAGAAAGCAATGGATCCAAAGACGTCATTGCGACACCTGCTGCCCGCAAACGCGCCCGTGAGCTCGGAATCGACCTTAGCGAAGTTTCCGCACGCGATCCACTTGGCCGCATCCGTCCGGAAGATGTCGACGCAGCAGCAAAAGGCAGCGGAAACAAGCAGGAACAGCCGAAAGCTTCCTCCTCTTCCAAAGAGAAAGAGAAACAGAACAGCTCAGATTCCAGTGATTTCGATAAGCCGGTGGAACGCATCAAGATGTCCCGACGCCGTCAGACAATTGCCAAGCGTCTCGTCGAAGCACAGCAGACATCCGCTATGCTTACAACGTTCAACGAGGTCGACATGACGAATGTCATGAAGCTTCGTAGTGAACGGAAGGAATCCTTCCAGAAGAAACATGATATTAAGCTCGGGTTCATGTCCTTCTTCACCAAAGCGGCTGTCGGTGCTTTGAAAGAGTTCCCGCTTATCAATGCAGAGATTCAAGGCAATGAAATCATTAAGAAGAAATTCTATGACATTGGAATGGCCGTATCTACAGAAGAAGGTTTGGTCGTACCGGTCGTCCGTGACGCCGATCGTCTTGATTTTGCAGGTATTGAGAAAGGTATTGCTGATTTGGCGACAAAAGCACGAAACAAAGAACTTGGTTTGGAAGACTTGCAGGGCGGGTCGTTCACGATCACTAATGGAGGTATCTTCGGTTCCATGCTTTCTACACCGATTCTGAATGCTCCACAGGTCGGGATCCTCGGTCTTCATAACATTGAGAAGCGTGCAAAAGTTATGCCTGATGATTCGATTCAGGTGCGTCCAATGATGTATATTGCCCTTTCCTATGATCATAGAATCGTAGATGGTAAAGATGCTGTTCAATTCCTGAAGCGTATCAAAGAAATGATTGAAGATCCGTTTGATCTTCTATTGGAAGGCTGA
- a CDS encoding NCS2 family permease: MKRFFKLDQNQTNVKTEILAGITTFLTMAYIIVVNPVILSGAEVPFQQVFMATILAAVIGTLIMSFAANYPIAIAPGMGLNAYFVTEVVQQDVSYSVMFGAVFVSGILFVILSMTSLRKTLIKAIPPSLKYGITSGIGLFIAFLGLRMSGIIEPSESTLVTLGDLTAPGQLLTVFGLIVTLILIARNVTGGLFIGMFLTGLVGFFTGQLEINGFVDTPPAPVFWDMDIAAVFSNGLYTVVFAFLLVTIFDTTGTMVGVAEQAGFIKPDGSLPRARAALMADASATTVGAMFGTSPSSAYVESSSGVAAGGRTGLTTLVVAALFLLSMFFSPIVGAVSGLPAITAPVLIIVGCFMMEGLAKVNWGSFDDAFPAFIIILSMPLTSSIATGISFGFITYPILKLVVGKGKDVHWILYMFAIIFILQLAFFPGH; this comes from the coding sequence ATGAAACGTTTTTTTAAATTAGATCAAAACCAGACCAACGTCAAAACGGAAATTCTTGCGGGAATTACGACGTTCTTGACGATGGCCTATATTATAGTAGTCAACCCCGTCATCCTGTCGGGTGCGGAGGTGCCGTTCCAGCAAGTGTTCATGGCTACGATTCTTGCCGCTGTGATCGGAACGCTGATCATGTCCTTTGCTGCCAATTATCCAATCGCCATAGCTCCCGGAATGGGATTGAACGCATACTTCGTGACGGAAGTGGTGCAGCAGGATGTCAGCTACTCCGTTATGTTCGGTGCGGTATTCGTTTCCGGTATTCTTTTCGTTATCTTGAGTATGACGAGTCTGCGCAAGACGTTGATTAAGGCTATTCCTCCTTCTTTGAAGTATGGAATTACATCAGGAATCGGCTTATTTATCGCGTTTCTCGGGCTGCGCATGAGTGGGATCATCGAGCCGAGCGAATCCACGTTAGTGACTCTTGGTGACCTGACGGCGCCGGGACAGCTGCTTACCGTCTTCGGACTGATTGTCACGTTGATCCTCATCGCACGAAATGTGACAGGAGGTCTGTTCATCGGAATGTTCCTGACAGGTCTTGTAGGCTTTTTCACTGGTCAGCTTGAAATCAACGGATTTGTGGATACGCCGCCTGCTCCGGTTTTTTGGGATATGGATATTGCGGCCGTATTCAGCAACGGTTTATACACCGTCGTATTCGCTTTTCTGCTCGTTACAATCTTCGATACGACAGGTACGATGGTCGGAGTGGCCGAGCAGGCAGGGTTCATTAAACCGGACGGAAGCCTGCCGCGTGCCCGTGCCGCATTGATGGCAGATGCTTCTGCCACTACGGTGGGTGCCATGTTCGGGACGAGTCCGTCTTCTGCTTATGTAGAGTCTTCTTCTGGAGTCGCAGCAGGTGGTCGTACAGGGCTGACGACGCTTGTCGTGGCTGCTCTGTTCCTATTGTCGATGTTCTTCTCTCCAATCGTCGGAGCTGTATCAGGGCTTCCGGCAATTACGGCGCCGGTCTTGATCATCGTCGGGTGCTTCATGATGGAAGGACTTGCCAAGGTCAATTGGGGTTCATTCGATGATGCTTTCCCGGCTTTCATCATTATATTGTCCATGCCTCTTACATCCAGCATTGCGACAGGAATTTCCTTCGGTTTCATCACGTATCCGATCCTGAAGCTTGTAGTCGGAAAAGGAAAAGATGTACACTGGATTCTTTATATGTTCGCCATTATTTTCATCCTTCAACTGGCCTTCTTCCCGGGTCATTGA
- a CDS encoding PH domain-containing protein, whose translation MEQQLQRVISEKALFIWRIHGGIQAFLLFLICIALSTAVYLWQWPVWLVFTGAGTLLLHVVLMIWLIPVWRWRRWKYHVSEKDIDIQHGIFIVTRTLIPMVRVQHVDTEQGPLLRKFGVSTIRISTAATVHKIPALDQKEAERLRLSISALARVAEDDV comes from the coding sequence ATGGAGCAGCAACTGCAGCGGGTCATATCTGAAAAAGCTTTGTTTATCTGGAGAATTCATGGAGGAATTCAGGCTTTTCTTCTTTTCCTGATCTGCATTGCACTTTCGACTGCTGTTTATCTTTGGCAATGGCCGGTCTGGCTCGTCTTCACGGGTGCAGGAACATTGCTCCTGCACGTAGTGCTTATGATCTGGCTGATTCCTGTTTGGCGTTGGCGGCGCTGGAAATACCATGTCAGCGAAAAGGATATTGATATCCAACATGGTATTTTTATTGTGACTCGAACGCTTATACCTATGGTACGTGTGCAGCATGTCGATACAGAACAGGGGCCGTTATTAAGGAAGTTCGGGGTTTCCACCATTCGGATTTCGACAGCCGCCACCGTTCATAAAATTCCGGCGCTTGATCAAAAGGAAGCGGAAAGGCTGAGGTTGTCCATTTCTGCGCTGGCAAGGGTGGCCGAAGATGATGTTTAA
- the proC gene encoding pyrroline-5-carboxylate reductase, whose amino-acid sequence MNKRIGFIGCGQMGRAMIQGMIDAGLVQAEEIAATALSDETIDFVTDEYGIQINHDNKQLARECDLLFLAIKPYVYEDVIKEIKDDVPADTVVVTIAAGITLQAMRDAFGRDVKVIRSMPNTPSLVGAGMSALCPNELVSKEELADVMEVFESFGEAEIVPEKLMDAVPSVSGSAPAFIYMLIEAMADAAVAQGFPRDKAYKMVTQTVEGSARMVRETGKHPGELKDAVCTPGGTTIAGVTKLEEAGLRNAIIQGMYACTEKSKELSKGK is encoded by the coding sequence GTGAATAAGCGGATTGGGTTCATTGGTTGCGGACAAATGGGGCGTGCGATGATTCAGGGCATGATTGATGCGGGTCTCGTCCAGGCGGAGGAGATAGCCGCAACGGCCCTGTCGGATGAAACGATTGACTTCGTAACCGATGAGTACGGGATTCAGATCAATCATGACAATAAACAACTGGCCAGAGAATGTGACCTGCTGTTTCTTGCTATCAAGCCATATGTGTATGAAGATGTGATAAAAGAAATAAAAGACGATGTACCGGCGGATACAGTGGTCGTTACCATTGCTGCCGGTATCACTCTGCAGGCGATGAGGGATGCGTTCGGCCGTGATGTCAAGGTGATACGCTCGATGCCTAATACGCCTTCCTTGGTAGGTGCCGGGATGAGTGCCTTATGTCCGAATGAACTCGTTTCAAAAGAAGAGTTGGCGGACGTAATGGAAGTGTTTGAGAGCTTTGGAGAAGCCGAAATCGTTCCCGAGAAGCTGATGGACGCTGTCCCGTCCGTAAGCGGGTCGGCACCGGCCTTTATTTATATGCTTATTGAAGCCATGGCTGATGCAGCTGTCGCTCAAGGATTTCCGCGGGATAAAGCGTATAAGATGGTTACCCAGACGGTGGAAGGCTCCGCCCGGATGGTACGGGAAACTGGTAAACATCCTGGTGAACTGAAGGATGCTGTCTGTACCCCCGGGGGGACGACCATAGCCGGAGTAACGAAATTAGAAGAAGCAGGTCTTCGAAATGCGATCATCCAAGGGATGTACGCATGTACAGAGAAGTCTAAAGAATTATCTAAAGGAAAGTAA